In Mucilaginibacter celer, one DNA window encodes the following:
- a CDS encoding adenylate/guanylate cyclase domain-containing protein, translated as MKNLDLILNGACTININTAADEEKELAILFLDIRNFTGLMESQPGQVVINVVRRLFTAFNQIIKNFQGKVVEIAGDNLYAVFGLQTGIREAANNAYQATKAMFQTINMFNEAYAEPFYGGPLEIGVGMHTGKVLVGEFGLDGASNLSVMGLPVNIAARLQAKTKELNNDLLISEEAYLLLDTADTDFSHQTINLQGISHGQQIRLAGKPYLTTHYLNAPTQSFDYLLAISG; from the coding sequence ATGAAAAACTTAGACTTGATATTAAACGGTGCCTGCACCATCAATATAAATACCGCTGCCGACGAAGAAAAAGAGTTGGCGATTTTATTCCTTGATATCCGCAATTTTACCGGGCTGATGGAATCGCAACCGGGCCAGGTAGTGATTAACGTGGTGCGCCGCTTATTTACTGCCTTTAACCAGATCATCAAAAACTTTCAGGGCAAGGTGGTTGAAATAGCCGGCGATAACCTGTATGCCGTTTTCGGTTTGCAAACCGGCATCCGCGAGGCTGCTAATAATGCTTACCAGGCCACCAAAGCCATGTTTCAAACCATCAATATGTTTAACGAGGCTTATGCCGAGCCATTTTATGGCGGTCCGCTGGAGATAGGAGTGGGGATGCATACGGGTAAGGTATTGGTTGGCGAGTTTGGCCTTGATGGCGCCAGTAATTTATCGGTGATGGGCTTGCCGGTAAATATAGCGGCAAGGCTGCAGGCTAAAACCAAAGAGCTGAACAATGATCTCCTCATTTCGGAAGAGGCTTATCTGTTGTTGGATACTGCTGATACTGATTTCAGTCATCAAACCATTAATTTACAGGGAATCTCACACGGGCAGCAAATCCGCTTAGCCGGTAAGCCGT